In the Deltaproteobacteria bacterium genome, one interval contains:
- a CDS encoding efflux RND transporter permease subunit, whose protein sequence is MRFADVFIRRPVFATMLIASLVVLGLFSYRGLGLDLFPNIDFPIVTVTTTLKGASVEEMETGVTKVIEEAVNTIDGIDELRSITKEGLSSLVVQFVLEKPRDIAAQDVRDKVAGVLAQLPVGTDPPVIEKFDVDAVPVMSIAISGRRNLREVTELARKQVKEDIETLSGVGQVILLGGQERAINVYVDPDRLTAQGLSIGQVRTAIQQQNLELPGGRLDQTRRELVVRTMGRIEHVPDFNDLIVAHVGDRPLRVRDLGWAEDGVVEPRTLARLNGENAVQLVVRKQSGTNTVEVIDRVKAELARLKAALPDDVEMRVIRDQSRFIKASLDTVRLHLWLGAALVAFTVLLFMRDWRSTLVAGIAIPTSIVSTFTFMRYMGFTLNNLTMLGLVLAVGIVIDDAVVVLENIFRHVEEEDVPPMRAASQATAEIALAVMATTLSLVIIFLPVAFMAGRVGRFFHSFGLTVAVAIMISLLISFTLTPSLSARVLRRLPPERAHGGRLYRAFEAAYGRLLAWSLRHRWAIVLLALGTVLSTVPLIHVVGKTFLPQDDQSEFEIDIQTPGGFTLAETSRIFGEIEHHVRHLRGVTEVLTTIGDQTGRVKPGEGDVTTGSIYVRLKDLRERPFSQFEVMADARWLMRQYPDLRTAVQGINPLASGGQRLSELELNLRGPDLDKLQDYANRLMAGMRQLPGLVDIDTSLAVRTPELRLVIDRDKASDLGVNVQDIAATVQTYIAGQPVSKYKEADEQYDIWLRAEPGKRRTPQDVYDLTVRSRTDQLVRLGNLVRVREDLGPAEIDRVNRQRSITISGNLLPALPLATAVEHVQKVAAPLDMPALYSLEFTGRAKTLAESNANFGIAFLLSIVFMYMVLAAQFESFLHPVTIMLALPLTIPFALLSLVLLGEALNVYSMLGLFMLFGVVKKNGILQIDYTNTLRGRGMPRDAAILEANRVRLRPILMTTVMLVFGMVPIALGRGPGSGSRGSIARVIIGGQALSLLITLLITPVAYSLFDDLGHWLPARLRRLRERLGSLLTARPRASVEPAEPERRRAASAK, encoded by the coding sequence ATGCGCTTCGCCGACGTCTTCATCCGGCGCCCGGTGTTCGCGACCATGCTGATCGCCTCGCTGGTCGTGCTCGGCCTCTTCTCCTACCGGGGCCTCGGCCTCGACCTCTTCCCCAACATCGACTTCCCGATCGTCACCGTCACCACCACGCTCAAGGGCGCCAGCGTCGAGGAGATGGAGACCGGCGTCACCAAGGTGATCGAGGAGGCGGTCAACACCATCGACGGCATCGACGAGCTGCGCAGCATCACCAAGGAGGGCCTCTCCTCGCTGGTGGTGCAGTTCGTGCTCGAGAAGCCGCGCGACATCGCGGCCCAGGACGTGCGCGACAAGGTGGCGGGCGTGCTGGCCCAGCTCCCGGTCGGCACCGACCCGCCCGTGATCGAGAAGTTCGACGTCGACGCGGTGCCGGTCATGTCGATCGCGATCTCCGGGAGAAGGAACCTCCGCGAGGTCACCGAGCTCGCCCGCAAGCAGGTGAAGGAGGACATCGAGACGCTCTCCGGGGTCGGGCAGGTGATCCTGCTGGGCGGCCAGGAGCGCGCCATCAACGTCTACGTCGATCCGGACCGGCTGACCGCGCAGGGCCTGTCGATCGGGCAGGTGCGCACCGCCATCCAGCAGCAGAACCTCGAGCTGCCCGGCGGCCGCCTCGACCAGACGCGCCGCGAGCTCGTGGTGCGCACCATGGGGCGGATCGAGCACGTGCCGGACTTCAACGACCTCATCGTCGCACACGTGGGCGACCGGCCGCTGCGCGTGCGCGACCTGGGCTGGGCCGAGGACGGCGTGGTCGAGCCGCGCACGCTGGCGCGGCTGAACGGCGAGAACGCCGTCCAGCTCGTCGTCCGCAAGCAGTCGGGCACCAACACGGTCGAGGTGATCGACCGGGTGAAGGCCGAGCTGGCCCGCTTGAAGGCCGCGCTCCCCGACGACGTCGAGATGCGCGTCATCCGCGACCAGTCGCGCTTCATCAAGGCTTCGCTCGACACCGTGCGCCTCCACCTCTGGCTCGGCGCCGCCCTGGTCGCCTTCACCGTGCTGCTGTTCATGCGCGACTGGCGCTCGACCCTGGTCGCCGGGATCGCCATCCCCACCTCGATCGTCTCGACCTTCACGTTCATGCGCTACATGGGCTTCACGCTGAACAACCTGACCATGCTCGGTCTCGTGCTGGCGGTCGGGATCGTGATCGACGACGCGGTCGTGGTGCTCGAGAACATCTTCCGCCACGTCGAGGAGGAGGATGTGCCGCCCATGCGCGCCGCCTCGCAGGCGACCGCCGAGATCGCGCTGGCGGTGATGGCGACCACCCTCTCCCTGGTCATCATCTTCCTCCCGGTCGCCTTCATGGCCGGGCGTGTCGGGCGCTTCTTCCACAGCTTCGGGCTCACGGTCGCGGTCGCGATCATGATCTCGCTGCTCATCTCCTTCACGCTCACGCCGTCGCTCTCGGCACGCGTGCTCCGCCGCCTGCCGCCCGAGCGGGCGCACGGGGGACGGCTCTACCGCGCCTTCGAGGCGGCGTACGGCCGGCTGCTCGCCTGGTCGCTCCGCCACCGCTGGGCGATCGTGCTGCTGGCGCTGGGGACGGTGCTCTCGACGGTCCCCCTGATCCACGTCGTCGGCAAGACCTTCCTCCCGCAGGACGACCAGAGCGAGTTCGAGATCGACATCCAGACCCCGGGCGGGTTCACGCTCGCCGAGACGAGCCGCATCTTCGGCGAGATCGAGCACCACGTGCGCCACCTGCGGGGCGTGACCGAGGTGCTCACCACGATCGGGGACCAGACCGGGCGCGTGAAGCCGGGCGAGGGCGACGTCACCACGGGCTCGATCTACGTGCGCCTGAAGGACCTGCGCGAGCGCCCGTTCTCGCAGTTCGAGGTCATGGCCGACGCGCGCTGGCTCATGCGCCAGTACCCGGATCTGCGGACCGCCGTGCAGGGCATCAACCCCCTCGCCTCGGGCGGGCAACGGCTCTCGGAGCTGGAGCTCAACCTGCGCGGCCCGGACCTCGACAAGCTCCAGGACTACGCCAACCGGCTGATGGCCGGCATGCGGCAGCTGCCGGGCCTGGTCGACATCGACACCTCGCTCGCCGTGCGCACGCCCGAGCTGCGCCTCGTGATCGACCGCGACAAGGCCTCCGACCTCGGCGTCAACGTGCAGGACATCGCGGCCACCGTGCAGACCTACATCGCCGGACAGCCGGTCTCCAAGTACAAGGAGGCCGACGAGCAGTACGACATCTGGCTGCGCGCCGAGCCCGGCAAGCGGCGCACGCCGCAGGACGTTTACGACCTGACCGTGCGCTCGCGCACCGACCAGCTCGTGCGCCTCGGCAACCTGGTCCGTGTGCGCGAGGACCTGGGCCCGGCGGAGATCGACCGCGTGAACCGCCAGCGCTCGATCACCATCAGCGGCAACCTCCTCCCCGCGCTGCCGCTCGCCACCGCCGTCGAGCACGTGCAGAAGGTGGCGGCGCCGCTCGACATGCCGGCCCTCTACAGCCTCGAGTTCACCGGGCGCGCCAAGACGCTCGCCGAGAGCAACGCCAACTTCGGCATCGCGTTCCTGCTCAGCATCGTCTTCATGTACATGGTGCTGGCGGCGCAGTTCGAGAGCTTCCTCCACCCGGTGACCATCATGCTCGCGCTGCCGCTCACCATCCCCTTCGCGCTCCTCTCCCTGGTCCTCCTGGGCGAGGCGCTCAACGTCTACAGCATGCTCGGGCTCTTCATGCTCTTCGGGGTGGTGAAGAAGAACGGCATCCTGCAGATCGACTACACGAACACGCTGCGCGGCCGCGGCATGCCGCGCGACGCGGCGATCCTCGAGGCGAACCGCGTGCGCCTCCGTCCCATCCTGATGACGACCGTCATGCTCGTCTTCGGCATGGTGCCGATCGCGCTCGGGCGGGGCCCCGGCTCGGGCTCGCGCGGCTCGATCGCACGGGTCATCATCGGCGGGCAGGCGCTCTCGCTGCTCATCACCCTCCTCATCACGCCGGTCGCGTACTCGCTGTTCGACGACCTGGGGCACTGGCTGCCGGCGCGGCTCCGGCGGCTGCGGGAGCGGCTCGGCAGCCTACTGACGGCCCGTCCGCGGGCGAGCGTCGAGCCCGCCGAGCCCGAGCGCCGGCGGGCGGCGTCGGCGAAGTAG
- a CDS encoding copper oxidase → MDEHQRRARAAEVGVVDGAVEIDGVRAHRLRPSDERADALHEHGPDGARQVVPHPVDDQELCAQKVRYIEYTDATFARLKPQPEWLGVLGPIIRAQVGDTVIVHFCNRTTSGAYGMHPHGFRYDKDAEGAFYRGVDSGQPPGTGAQVQPGACFDYVWRADEDSSPGRGDPSSKVWWYHSHVNEPAETNAGLLGPIIITRRGMARSLADASPRDVAREFVTAFFIFNELGGEEAGLMHSINGYIFGNLRGLVMKNGEKVRWHLLGMGNEVDQHSPHFHGKTVKVGAGSAERSTDVIELLPASMVTADMNADNPGEWMFHCHVADHIDAGMLTTYQILP, encoded by the coding sequence GTGGACGAGCACCAGCGTCGGGCCCGTGCCGCCGAAGTCGGCGTAGTGGATGGGGCCGTCGAGATCGATGGTGTACGAGCGCATCGGTTACGCCCGAGCGATGAGCGCGCTGATGCGCTCCACGAGCACGGGCCAGACGGCGCGCGGCAGGTCGTGCCCCATCCCGTCGATGACCAGGAGCTCTGCGCCCAGAAGGTCCGCTACATCGAGTACACGGACGCGACTTTCGCGCGTCTGAAGCCGCAACCCGAGTGGCTCGGTGTCCTGGGTCCGATCATCCGCGCGCAGGTCGGCGATACCGTGATCGTCCACTTCTGCAACCGCACCACGAGCGGTGCGTACGGCATGCACCCTCACGGCTTCCGGTACGACAAGGACGCCGAGGGCGCCTTCTACAGGGGTGTGGATTCCGGGCAGCCGCCCGGGACGGGTGCGCAGGTCCAGCCCGGCGCATGCTTCGACTACGTCTGGCGCGCCGACGAGGACAGCAGCCCCGGGCGCGGTGATCCAAGCTCCAAGGTCTGGTGGTACCACTCCCACGTCAACGAGCCTGCGGAGACGAACGCCGGCCTGCTGGGTCCCATCATCATCACCCGGCGAGGCATGGCCAGGTCGCTCGCCGACGCCTCACCGAGGGACGTAGCGCGCGAGTTTGTCACCGCGTTCTTCATTTTCAACGAGCTTGGTGGTGAAGAGGCCGGCCTGATGCACAGTATCAACGGATACATCTTCGGCAACCTCCGCGGGTTGGTCATGAAGAACGGCGAGAAGGTGCGCTGGCATCTCCTCGGTATGGGAAACGAGGTCGATCAACACTCGCCGCACTTCCACGGCAAGACGGTGAAGGTGGGTGCCGGGAGCGCCGAGAGGAGCACCGACGTCATCGAGCTCCTGCCGGCGAGCATGGTCACGGCCGACATGAATGCGGACAACCCCGGCGAGTGGATGTTCCACTGCCACGTGGCGGACCACATCGACGCCGGCATGCTGACGACCTACCAGATTCTGCCCTGA
- a CDS encoding alpha/beta fold hydrolase gives MRSYTIDLDGPIHYADFGGTGPTLVLVHGLGGSYVNWLAVAPALARSGRVLALALAGFGRTPLGERSAGVHANRVLLDRFLETVAPGPAILVGNSMGGLVAMMEAALAVFGSGEVRRASR, from the coding sequence ATGCGCTCGTACACCATCGATCTCGACGGCCCCATCCACTACGCCGACTTCGGCGGCACGGGCCCGACGCTGGTGCTCGTCCACGGCCTCGGCGGCTCGTACGTGAACTGGCTGGCGGTCGCGCCGGCGCTCGCGCGAAGCGGACGCGTGCTCGCCCTCGCCCTCGCCGGCTTCGGGCGGACACCGCTCGGCGAGCGGTCGGCGGGCGTGCACGCGAACCGGGTCCTGCTCGACCGCTTTCTGGAGACGGTCGCCCCGGGGCCGGCCATTCTGGTCGGGAACTCGATGGGCGGACTCGTGGCGATGATGGAGGCGGCACTCGCCGTATTTGGCTCCGGAGAGGTGCGCCGGGCCTCGAGGTAG